One segment of Pseudomonas asgharzadehiana DNA contains the following:
- a CDS encoding sulfotransferase family 2 domain-containing protein: MLSEKHNTLFIHIPKCGGTSVESAIWEEHEKTEENLWMGFLDQYHNKFQTGGLQHLKAMQIRQQIGREKFDNLFKFSIVRNPFARSVSQYLYMSSRADLRDYIGMEAGDSFLTYLHKIQRRSHVQWQQQVSFLYDYKGNLLVDLVIPLEQISGLPELLRENTSINIERVPKTNTYTKTYDYQDYLCNESVALISDLYLEDFEAFGYSITP; this comes from the coding sequence ATGCTGTCGGAAAAACACAACACACTGTTCATTCACATACCCAAGTGCGGCGGAACATCAGTCGAGTCGGCCATCTGGGAAGAACATGAGAAGACTGAAGAAAACCTTTGGATGGGATTTCTTGATCAGTACCACAACAAGTTCCAGACCGGAGGTTTGCAACACCTGAAAGCGATGCAAATCAGGCAGCAGATTGGCCGCGAAAAATTCGACAATCTATTCAAATTCTCAATCGTCCGAAATCCATTCGCTCGAAGTGTTTCGCAATATCTATACATGTCCTCCAGGGCTGACTTGCGAGACTACATAGGCATGGAGGCAGGCGATAGTTTCTTGACGTACCTGCATAAAATCCAAAGAAGAAGCCACGTCCAATGGCAGCAGCAGGTTTCGTTCCTGTATGACTATAAAGGCAACCTTCTGGTTGACCTGGTTATTCCCTTGGAGCAAATAAGTGGCCTTCCCGAGCTCTTGAGAGAAAACACATCAATTAATATAGAGCGCGTCCCGAAGACAAATACCTATACGAAAACGTATGACTACCAAGATTACCTTTGCAATGAATCCGTGGCGCTAATCTCCGATCTGTACCTGGAAGATTTCGAAGCGTTCGGCTATTCCATTACGCCTTGA
- a CDS encoding AraC family transcriptional regulator has translation MAQIQPLPTDQLEYDNLAQPVVALTLETQRNDSESAVHTHRKGQLVVAYGGGIVCTGEDGVWMVPSGFGVWIPGGVAHSNRVTANGQVCFLFVEPGAASLPDRCRTLALSPLLLELIRHLSGQAQDYPPHSRTARLASVLLEELELAPTEQLYLPLPASTPLRTIARALAQAPSDRATMASWAQQVAMSERSLARLVKSETGLTFGQWRKQWQIIVALQSLAEGLSVQSTAETLGYESVSSFISMFRKTLGTSPARYVRNTRLRQ, from the coding sequence ATGGCCCAGATCCAGCCCTTACCCACCGATCAGCTCGAGTACGACAACCTTGCGCAACCTGTCGTAGCGCTGACGCTCGAAACCCAGCGCAACGACAGCGAGTCCGCCGTACATACGCACCGCAAGGGGCAACTGGTAGTCGCCTATGGCGGCGGCATTGTGTGTACGGGAGAAGATGGCGTGTGGATGGTTCCGTCAGGGTTCGGCGTGTGGATACCGGGGGGCGTCGCTCATAGCAACCGTGTCACGGCCAACGGCCAAGTCTGTTTTTTGTTCGTGGAACCCGGCGCCGCGTCACTGCCGGATCGCTGCCGCACGCTGGCGCTGTCACCGCTGCTACTGGAGCTCATCCGCCACTTGAGCGGCCAGGCCCAGGACTACCCGCCCCACTCTCGCACCGCACGCTTGGCCAGCGTGTTGCTCGAAGAACTTGAACTGGCCCCCACTGAACAGCTCTACCTGCCGTTGCCCGCCTCTACCCCGCTGCGCACCATCGCCCGGGCGCTGGCGCAAGCCCCCTCCGACCGCGCCACCATGGCGAGTTGGGCACAGCAAGTGGCCATGAGTGAACGCTCACTGGCCCGCCTGGTAAAAAGCGAGACCGGCCTGACCTTCGGCCAATGGCGCAAGCAATGGCAGATCATTGTCGCGTTGCAAAGCCTGGCCGAGGGGCTGTCGGTGCAGAGCACCGCTGAAACGCTGGGCTACGAGTCTGTCAGCTCGTTCATCAGCATGTTTAGAAAGACACTGGGCACGTCGCCGGCGCGTTATGTGCGCAATACCCGGCTACGGCAGTGA
- a CDS encoding DUF1656 domain-containing protein, whose product MLSEISIANLYFPPLLIYLGVSVLVYTLIDRLSRRWLDAAWHPALARFFISLIVVSAMVVNC is encoded by the coding sequence ATGCTCAGCGAAATCTCCATTGCCAACCTCTATTTTCCGCCCTTGTTGATCTACCTGGGCGTATCGGTGCTGGTCTACACGCTTATCGACCGCCTGAGCCGTCGCTGGCTGGACGCGGCGTGGCACCCGGCGCTGGCGCGTTTTTTTATTTCACTCATCGTCGTGTCGGCGATGGTCGTCAACTGCTGA
- a CDS encoding efflux RND transporter periplasmic adaptor subunit, whose protein sequence is MVIVKILKPAATLALGLLAVVFCLQLWRAYVLAPWTRDGRVSAQVIRIAPQVSGQIDRLSASDNQWVAKGDLLYRIDARAYRLAVQLRTAEFAEARSVFEQRSAQFKRRAQLADAIAREEIDNAARDLAVAQARLDAAASQLAQAQLDLDHTTVRSPVDGYVTQLRLQPGDYAQAGTTNLFVVDGHSFWVTGYFEETKLPGVRIGAPVSIKLMGFAALLQGHVASMGRGIADANELRNDSGLPTVSPTFSWIRLAQRVPVRIELENVPDGVELAAGMTASVEVTQPNAAPRWRLTQWLQAFM, encoded by the coding sequence ATGGTTATCGTCAAAATTCTCAAACCTGCCGCCACGCTGGCGCTTGGCTTGCTGGCTGTGGTGTTCTGCCTGCAACTCTGGCGGGCGTATGTGTTGGCGCCCTGGACGCGGGACGGGCGGGTGAGCGCGCAGGTTATCCGTATTGCGCCGCAGGTTTCCGGCCAGATCGATCGGTTGTCGGCCAGTGACAACCAATGGGTGGCAAAGGGCGATTTACTCTATCGCATCGATGCGCGCGCCTATCGGCTGGCGGTGCAGTTGCGCACGGCGGAGTTCGCAGAGGCGCGCAGTGTGTTCGAGCAGCGCAGTGCGCAATTCAAGCGCCGAGCCCAGTTGGCCGACGCCATCGCCCGGGAAGAAATTGACAATGCGGCGCGTGACTTGGCGGTGGCCCAGGCGCGCCTGGACGCTGCGGCAAGCCAGTTAGCCCAGGCGCAGCTCGACCTGGACCACACGACGGTGCGTTCGCCGGTAGACGGCTACGTCACTCAACTGCGGCTGCAGCCTGGTGACTATGCGCAGGCCGGCACTACCAACCTGTTCGTGGTCGATGGCCATAGTTTCTGGGTCACCGGATATTTTGAGGAGACCAAGCTGCCGGGCGTGCGCATCGGCGCGCCGGTGTCAATCAAACTCATGGGGTTTGCCGCACTGTTGCAAGGGCATGTGGCAAGCATGGGCCGGGGGATCGCCGACGCCAATGAACTGCGCAACGACAGCGGTTTGCCCACGGTGAGCCCTACCTTCAGTTGGATTCGGTTGGCACAGCGTGTACCCGTGCGCATCGAGTTGGAAAACGTACCGGACGGCGTTGAGTTGGCGGCCGGCATGACTGCCAGTGTCGAAGTGACACAGCCCAACGCCGCGCCGCGCTGGCGGCTCACGCAATGGTTACAGGCCTTCATGTGA
- a CDS encoding FUSC family protein, whose amino-acid sequence MLRSIVAAGLSLWLGFQLHLDSPFSGASTVLLLVQPIQGAVRGKGVHRMLGTLIGLVAALLLTGLFAQQMLLFILGIGLWLGLCVGAMTVLRHYQATAAVVAGYTVCLALGPAIVAPEQGFDHIITRGTAVALGVLSLSLVVTLFSAKTMEHAVRRSLVDVCARSARLIAARLSGEQPAERAKQGRSLAMQIGKVDDQLGLARGESSLIRSRQLAIQAGLAHLRSAVLDVQAGDPYPGIDLTSRAQISTALQQLSERMLDPRCDFLAAADTVGQLRGLAQALADSNPDSRLPGERLYEQLTDLSEALLNFSSLDHARPQRVRAVGYHRNYADAARNGIRALLATLAAGGVWYISGWDQGPTLLAVLGPCCTLLATAPAPAQGIASFIRGTLYAVLAAALCKFLLMPQINGFPLLFLLLAMFWSFGIHATSQPRSALQGVAYLIGFNTLVSTGDTALYDFAGFANQSLAWFAAMLICLLAFQILPKDPAKHIQALRRSLHQDTRRLLRQAGAVDHSRWQATQHHRIVALTTVLGADHQHDDQAGYLSLQLSKQLSRLQREASGIAPGSPVAQCAQTGARRMARYAYDPAISAAQARRTARSMRRLGAPDLAICYQDLAWLLEQYANAAHPRVP is encoded by the coding sequence GTGCTGCGCAGTATCGTGGCGGCGGGTCTGTCGCTGTGGCTCGGCTTCCAGCTGCATCTGGACTCGCCGTTCTCGGGCGCATCCACCGTGCTGCTGCTGGTACAGCCGATCCAGGGGGCGGTTCGTGGCAAGGGCGTCCACCGGATGCTCGGCACCCTGATCGGCCTGGTCGCGGCCTTGCTGCTGACAGGGTTGTTCGCGCAACAGATGTTGTTGTTCATCCTCGGCATCGGCCTGTGGCTGGGCCTGTGTGTGGGGGCAATGACCGTCTTGCGCCATTACCAGGCCACGGCGGCCGTGGTGGCGGGCTATACGGTGTGCCTGGCGTTGGGCCCGGCCATCGTCGCGCCTGAGCAGGGGTTCGACCACATCATCACCCGTGGCACGGCGGTGGCGTTAGGGGTGCTGAGCCTGAGCCTGGTCGTCACGCTGTTCAGCGCCAAAACGATGGAGCATGCAGTTCGACGCTCGCTGGTCGACGTCTGTGCCCGCAGTGCCCGGCTGATTGCCGCGAGACTGTCTGGCGAGCAGCCTGCGGAACGGGCAAAGCAAGGTCGCTCGCTCGCGATGCAGATTGGCAAGGTGGACGACCAACTGGGGCTCGCACGGGGCGAGTCGTCGCTGATTCGCTCCCGGCAGTTGGCGATTCAGGCAGGCCTGGCGCATCTGCGCTCCGCTGTGCTCGACGTGCAGGCGGGCGACCCATACCCCGGCATCGACCTCACGTCGCGGGCTCAAATAAGCACCGCGCTACAACAGTTGAGTGAGCGGATGCTCGACCCCCGCTGCGACTTTCTGGCCGCGGCCGATACGGTGGGGCAACTGCGTGGCTTGGCGCAGGCTCTGGCTGACTCAAACCCTGATTCACGCTTGCCCGGTGAACGCCTGTACGAGCAATTGACGGACCTGAGCGAGGCCCTGCTGAATTTCTCCAGCCTCGATCACGCGCGCCCACAGCGGGTGCGCGCCGTGGGCTATCACCGCAACTACGCCGATGCGGCGCGAAACGGCATCCGGGCGCTGCTCGCCACGCTGGCCGCCGGTGGGGTCTGGTATATCAGCGGCTGGGATCAAGGGCCCACACTGCTGGCGGTCCTTGGCCCGTGCTGCACGCTGTTGGCAACGGCGCCCGCACCCGCCCAAGGCATTGCCAGCTTTATACGCGGCACGCTCTATGCGGTTTTGGCGGCAGCGCTGTGCAAGTTCCTGCTGATGCCGCAGATCAACGGGTTCCCGCTGTTATTTTTGCTATTGGCGATGTTCTGGTCGTTCGGGATTCACGCGACGAGCCAACCACGCAGCGCCCTGCAAGGCGTTGCCTACCTGATCGGGTTTAACACCTTGGTGAGTACCGGTGATACCGCCCTCTATGATTTCGCCGGTTTCGCGAACCAGTCGCTGGCCTGGTTCGCGGCCATGCTTATCTGCCTGTTGGCGTTCCAGATATTGCCCAAGGACCCGGCTAAACATATTCAGGCATTGAGGCGTTCGCTCCATCAGGACACCCGTCGGCTACTTCGCCAGGCGGGTGCTGTCGATCACTCTAGATGGCAAGCCACACAACACCACCGGATCGTCGCGCTCACAACAGTGCTGGGCGCCGATCACCAGCACGATGACCAGGCGGGCTACCTGTCGCTGCAACTGAGTAAGCAATTGAGCCGGCTACAGCGTGAAGCGAGCGGCATTGCCCCTGGATCGCCGGTGGCCCAATGCGCGCAAACCGGCGCTCGGCGGATGGCTCGATATGCTTACGACCCGGCGATCAGCGCCGCGCAGGCGCGCCGCACAGCAAGGTCGATGAGAAGGCTTGGGGCGCCTGATTTGGCGATCTGTTACCAGGACTTGGCCTGGCTGCTGGAGCAATACGCCAACGCTGCTCATCCCCGTGTCCCCTAA